The window CTAAAGCATTGTTCACAAGCTTAGTGATGCTTTCTAGAAATTCCTCGGCGCCATCTTTTTTCAGATCTTCTGCATTCCGCAAAAAGATATGTAACAGAGAACGATttagtttttgtgtgtgtgtaatttaaatgtttataaGAGAGACCGCTCATAAATTAAGCTACCTCTTCTGCAACTAAGTATAATTGTTCAGGGTGAAGTTCTCTCTTTAATACATGACTGATCACAGCTTGGGATCCTGCATTTATCAATAAGTTTGGTCAGTAAGGACTGGTTGGTTGGACCAAGTTGACCGGTCTTGTTATGCAAAATCAGAACCGATTGACAAAAGAATTGTGAAATTGAGTTAACCGTAATCAGCAGCTGTAACTGGACTTTTATCAGATTTTGACCGTACGTCTGATTGCAACAGAGACTTCTGCACTTCCTAGTCAACCccacaattccaaaaaaaaaaaaaagtctgtcTTTAAGAAAGCTTTCTCTATAAGTACTGGTTATAGATAGACATATGTGGTTACTAACCTGGCTGAGACGGACTGCAAGAGAGACGGCTTTCTTAGCCGCAGCAAGCTCCTTCTCATAAGTCATCGAAACAAGAAAGAAGTAAAcgaaagaagacgaagatgactTTATTAATCGGGTCATGTGTTcatatattctaatatataaCCGAGTTTGGTGGAAGTTTCAACACATATTCGTAAGAAGATGCacttgttatatattaatcaagaCCTGTGATTTCTATAAATCAATAGGCATATGTAGCTGTAAGAACTGTTGATACGATACTTgtagaaaatatcaaaaccgAATATATTCGTTTTTGGAATCGAAATAACACGCTACGAAATACGAATCATATAAACTCAACATCTCAATACTAAATATAGCAAGCGAAGAGAAAAAACGAGTGGCTCTAACAGAAAATTAACAGTTCTACTATTTCTGTTTTACTTTTAGAAGTTTGCATTAAGTTGTTGCAACTTACAACTTCTTAAGTTCTTTAAGAACTCACActaaatagaaaacataaaaccaactctcttttttggttaaatgaaaacaaactaGACCACTCGGATATATAAACTCCATCAGTAGTACAcaaatcatcaaacacaacacAGCTTGCAATCATCATCTCAAcctttttcacttcttcttgAATATCTTGATACACATCTTGTATCAAGAATCATGGCTAGGTTCTTGAATATCGCGTTGGTTCAACTCTTGATCGTTTTGTTTGTCGCAAATGTTTTGGAGGCCACGAAACTTAATGTGATGGACAAATGTTGGCGACCAAACCCACATTGGCGTAGAACCCGCAATCAGCTTGCCCGGTGTTCAGTCGGATTTGCCGGGAAAATGACAGGAAATATCGGTAAAGGAGTCGCACAGTACAAAGTAACCGACCCTTCTGATGATCCTCTGAATCCAAAACCTGGAACCCTAAGATACGGAGCAACACTCGTCAAAGGTAAAAAATGGATCACATTCAAGAGAAACATGAAGATCAAGCTTCATAAACCGCTTCTAATCAGCAGCTTCACGACACTCGATGGCCGAGGTGCTAGTGTTCATATCTCGGGTCCCGCTTGTCTCATAGTCTACAAAGCCACAGATGTGATCATTCATGGACTTAAGATCCATGATTGTAAAGCTCATCCACCAAGCTCAGTGATGGGACCAGACTCAAAGATCATTCAACTTGGAAAAGTGGACGGCGATGCGATTAGATTGGTCACGGCTAAGAAAGTATGGATCGACCACAACACGCTCTATGATTGTGAAGACGGTCTTCTAGACGTCACACGAGGGACTACTGATGTCACAGTGTCGAACAATTGGTTTAGGAACCAAGACAAGGTCATGCTTCTTGGACACGAGGATGGCTATGTAAGAGACAAAGACATGAAAGTCACTGTTGTGTTTAACCACTTTGGTCCTAATTGCAACCAGAGAATGCCAAGGTACAAAAGTGAAATATTAAAAAGCTTA is drawn from Camelina sativa cultivar DH55 chromosome 8, Cs, whole genome shotgun sequence and contains these coding sequences:
- the LOC104709867 gene encoding pectate lyase 1-like, yielding MARFLNIALVQLLIVLFVANVLEATKLNVMDKCWRPNPHWRRTRNQLARCSVGFAGKMTGNIGKGVAQYKVTDPSDDPLNPKPGTLRYGATLVKGKKWITFKRNMKIKLHKPLLISSFTTLDGRGASVHISGPACLIVYKATDVIIHGLKIHDCKAHPPSSVMGPDSKIIQLGKVDGDAIRLVTAKKVWIDHNTLYDCEDGLLDVTRGTTDVTVSNNWFRNQDKVMLLGHEDGYVRDKDMKVTVVFNHFGPNCNQRMPRIRYGYAHVANNYYQGWTQYAIGGSMSPRVKSESNYFVAPKSGRKEVRFKS